A segment of the Cyanobacteriota bacterium genome:
GGCGATTAGCTCTTATAAGCAATCATTGGCTTTGAATCCTGAGCAGCCACATGTTTATGATTGCTTAGGGAGAGCTTTGGCTAAAGATCAGCAGAATTATGAGGCGATACTGTATTTTATGAAAGCATTGGAAGCCAAGCCTCAAGATAGAGACCTGCATCTCAATATTGGTTTTGCCTCAAAAGATACAGGGCTTTATGAAATTGCAATCAAGCATTACGCTGCAGCAAGAGAACTTGATCCCACAGATGAGCGTAGCTTGAGTTGCTTGCTTTTTAATTCACATAAAGATCCAGCACGTGGTCTGGCTGATTTCCAAAAATTGGCTTTAGAGTACTCTCAGCAGATGCTTCCTCTGATTGAGACGAATTATGCTGAAGCTGTTACAAAGCGGCTTGATTCATCTAAAACAAAATTGAGAGTTGGTTTTGTTTCTGCTGATTTGCGCCGCCATCCTGTCAGTTATTATTTATTCAAGGTTTTAAAGGGGATTGATAGAAACAAGTTTGACTTGTTTTTCTATCATAATAATTCGATTGAAGATGATCTAACTCTTGAGTATAAAGAGATGGCTAACGAATTTCGCAAGGTGGAGAAGCTGAATGATGCTGAGTTCGCTCAATCTATTTTTGAAGATGAGATTGATATTTTATTTGATATGTCTGGTTTTACTGCTGGTCATCGATTAGGAGTTTTTCGTTATTCTTCAGCTCCTGTGCAGGTTACTCATGTTGGTTACTTTGGTACTTTGGGAATGGAAGAAATGGATTTTATTCTTACAGATGGGCATTTTGTTAAAGAGGGAGAGGAGCAGTATTATACTGAACAGGTTTATAAAATGGATCATTGCTGCCTTCACTGTGATTCCTTTGATTTGCCAACTCAAGTTACTTTAGAACCTTCTTTTGTTA
Coding sequences within it:
- a CDS encoding tetratricopeptide repeat protein, whose amino-acid sequence is MNSAIKKSLGFIGKSNFADAVYLLKKVLRKNPKDIQALNVLGQVQIKLGEYQNAVSSLEKSIAINAYDFNIFAKLGYAYEKIAEFDKAISSYKQSLALNPEQPHVYDCLGRALAKDQQNYEAILYFMKALEAKPQDRDLHLNIGFASKDTGLYEIAIKHYAAARELDPTDERSLSCLLFNSHKDPARGLADFQKLALEYSQQMLPLIETNYAEAVTKRLDSSKTKLRVGFVSADLRRHPVSYYLFKVLKGIDRNKFDLFFYHNNSIEDDLTLEYKEMANEFRKVEKLNDAEFAQSIFEDEIDILFDMSGFTAGHRLGVFRYSSAPVQVTHVGYFGTLGMEEMDFILTDGHFVKEGEEQYYTEQVYKMDHCCLHCDSFDLPTQVTLEPSFVKNGYITFGSMNGSHKISPAVLALWSKILHSCPDAKLLMDNHFVGSESNQNFIVRRFYENGINKDRLIFRNSITRAEFLRGYNDIDIALDPFPYGGGTSTIESLMMGVPVIALAGDRWVGRMSENFLINIGHEELVATDLDDYHDKAIELANNKTRIEEYKSVLREDLEASEMKVEKHILRFQKALQDMWLIKSTQK